TCTCAATGACTGATATATTGCACAGAAGGGAACTTCAACTGTCTAATATGAAGGAAAAAACACACCACAGACTGCATTTCTGTTCTTCTCCACAAAGTCTCAGATTTCTAATCTACATGCACTCCATACTAGGCTGGTATAAGTGGCCTCATGCTTGCGAGAGAAACTGGAAGAGTTTACGGAACACAGATATGCATAAATATCTAAAGTGAATTTGTTCTGTTTATGTGGGGTTTCAGCTGATTTGGTACAGATTGATTTTCTTTGTCTTGGTCTCACAACAAGTAAGATTGAGGAACTCACAACCGTACACAATTTCTGATGAAAAAATACATTACTGTAAAATGTTTTCAAAGATGTAGGAATGTAAGTAATGGCTTGTGAATTATAGAAAACGTTTCAGTCTTTTCTGTTCAGATAAAATGTACAGTTTGACAGCTGACTTGCCATTTGCTGGCTGTGATTCTATCAAGACCCTGTTCATCCTAGCAAGGCAGCTTTAAGCTTATATTATGGTAACTAGTTTTCAACCACTTCACATTTTACAGGTAAACTATAACGGTTATCAGCCAATTCTGAAACGACCAGAAAAGACCTTGTTCACACAGCCAAACTGTTAAAAGTGTGTGCTGGATTAATATGGTTCTGTATCTGTGCTCATGGCAGTAATTATCTGTAGCATACAGAGACGTGCCAAATAAGTCATTTTTGACAGCTATTTCCTGCCTTTTCCAACCCTACCCATCGTTACAAGAAATCTGAATCCATCAAAAGCAGCAGCTTTTTGGATTTTGCAAAGTGCACAACAAACAACACCATCATTTGTACTAATTTTCtcctttgtgtgtttgcttaaTTGATCCCTGGGCTCCAGCAATTTCTTCTCAAACTGTTTAAAGACAGAACGTCTTCCACAAGCCGAAAAATGTTTtaggaaagaagaagaaatcTGGACAGACGCCTTTGCTTTCCTCAGAAGTCTGGATTTTACTTATTACCGCGAGACATCTCCCTTCAGATGGGATCGTTGTCCTCTCGGAAGTACACCTTCTCCCACACCACCGTCCCCCACACACAGAAGAAGCCCCAGAGGTTGCGCAGCGTGCCGCGGTCGAAGGGGTTCTCGTCGGCACCGCAGTGCTTGAGGTAGGAGATGCGATGGCGCGACATGAACTCCCAGGTGGTGGTGTTGAGGGACACCAAGTAGAGATGCGAGCCCAGCAACAGCAGCACGGTCAGGGAGAGCACCGCTACCAGGGCAGCCGCCCCCAGCAGGACACTGTTGGTCCGGAGCCACAGCTGCCAGGTGGAGGCGTAGGCGAAGCCAGACCTACACCAGtccaggagagagggagagaaggctgATGAACTGAACAGCTTCAaacaagtcaaaacacaaaattggAAATAAGATGAGCTTCTTTGTTAACTTGTGCTATAGGCATCAGGGTAAAGGGTTTTAATACAGTACAGCATATTCATTTAAGAAAATCTAGTATCGTACTGTAGACCCAAACACAGAGATCATCTGTCATCTTTGTGAGTGTTCTCTATGTCTTTGGTTACTAGCATCACTTCAGAAAAGCAGCTTTCATAGACCTACTTATACAGTAGGTGGCCTGGTTGAGCTTTATAGTCCTCAATTCAAATTCTGTAATTTGCTATTTGGgaccttttttttccatatgcCAGGCATGAATCATTTCCATTACTGTGATAAGGTAGACAAGGAGAAGACAGCAGACTACCAATTCAATGTTTTTCCATGGCATGAGACATACCAGGCCATGTGAAACCCCCACAGCAGGACGAGGAGTTGAATGGCCAGGTAGAGCACAAACCAACGGTGGTTCCTCTCACCCACGCAGTTCTCAATCCACGGGCAGTGGTGATCATAGCGCCGTACACAGTGCTGGCATGTCTGGCAGTGCTTGGACCTCATTGGCTGCTGCTCAGATGCAGGAGGAGGTAATAGAAGGTCATGTCAACACATCTATGTAATATTCATTTATATTCATATGAGAATCAGTAAGGGATTCTTTACAGGATCAGtttcataataaataattaattgcCTATTAAAGTGGAGGAGGCAACAGTCCTACACAAGTAATTGAGTCATAAATGACAATTACCGGTAATAACACATTTAAAATACCTGCAATAAGCAATGACCACAACGACGGAGCCTTAAAGACTTTGGTGTGTGGGGGATCATGTCTTGTTGCTCTTCTGTGACGCCCAGGGTAAACTGAGGTGCAAAACCTTGAATTAACACTTCAATGTTATGTTATATTGTCAATGTAACCAATGTATATGTTGTGACATACCTGGACGTCGCTGTCGTCAGAGAGAACGAAGCCTGGATCCATCAGCGACACAGCAAAATAGAGAAGCACCGACACCAGAACCAGCAGTACGAAAAGCACCGGTTTGACGAGCTCCCCGGTCTCCTCTTGCTTTCTCAGGTCTGCAATAATGAGGAATAACAATCCCCACACCGTCTCATTATGGCATCAAAACACGTATAACAACGTGATGAATTGTAAAGGTACTTAAAAAACATTTCATTAGACTTGATCTTTTCGAGCGacaggtagcctaacgttatAAAATCATTTAACCATACTAGCATGCACACATCTACTTACCGGTGTCGTGCAGAAATAGAATCAACGTTATCACCCATGTCAGAATAACGTGTGCAGTCCTAACAAGAAATCCTGACCCGAACACATTTTTGAACATCCTAGCATACTTAGACAATTAACCTTACACTGGCAACCAACTATTCATGTGTTAAATTACATTTACAAGCTGCCAAGCAAGGAGACTTGCGACCATTTACAATGAACACAGATTGCATAATTGCCCATGCATCATGCATGGCACGTTAACAATAAAAATGGAATAACAAGACGTGTTCAGCTAACATTGGGTTACATTATAAACCTCTTTTTCAACCAAATTTAGCAAGCAAGATAACGCTAACCATCGCGTAAATATCGTTAGCCCTAACAAACAGccccagtggttttcaaaaaGTCAACTTTTTAATTTACTCTGGCGAACTGGCACAGCTTGACTCTCTCAGCTAGATTATTTGGTAAACAGTTTTCGCTCTAATAAGCTTGTTTATATTATTGTTCGGTTCCGCTGTCGCTCAGTGGGATGAAGTGCTACAATTGGACAACTCTGTCCACGTGACCTAAAATAACTACGGGGTCCTAACAGGGAAACACTATTTTTAATagagaaataaatatataaaagtcACAATGGACAGCATTGACCGCATCAAATTTTCTCTGGCTCTAGTTCAGTTTTCATTGCCCAAGGGTAAACACAAGGTATTTCAGTCCATCTTTAGTTGCATGT
The Alosa alosa isolate M-15738 ecotype Scorff River chromosome 12, AALO_Geno_1.1, whole genome shotgun sequence DNA segment above includes these coding regions:
- the zdhhc12b gene encoding palmitoyltransferase ZDHHC12-B, whose product is MFKNVFGSGFLVRTAHVILTWVITLILFLHDTDLRKQEETGELVKPVLFVLLVLVSVLLYFAVSLMDPGFVLSDDSDVQFTLGVTEEQQDMIPHTPKSLRLRRCGHCLLQQPMRSKHCQTCQHCVRRYDHHCPWIENCVGERNHRWFVLYLAIQLLVLLWGFHMAWSGFAYASTWQLWLRTNSVLLGAAALVAVLSLTVLLLLGSHLYLVSLNTTTWEFMSRHRISYLKHCGADENPFDRGTLRNLWGFFCVWGTVVWEKVYFREDNDPI